Proteins from a genomic interval of Panthera tigris isolate Pti1 chromosome A2, P.tigris_Pti1_mat1.1, whole genome shotgun sequence:
- the IQCA1L gene encoding IQ and AAA domain-containing protein 1-like — protein sequence MSEGAYQRLWDTSHVALQELLDQEQPLLQPVPDRERQSFQYRLSSLYLHYLGLLRRFDTLHDQMVQPQKRRLLRRLLDSVAGRVLELKDDLVRADLSEYHRLDRVLHDLKFTTADLEVPIPRYFLLEQSSILKERELMLAEILSRMEPVTSSERFPELRRTEAIILLQRAERARQGRLRAIFMREIRKEEERDRKIREEGWHKFSQDQAAVTIQKVWKGYLQRKRTQQDRQTEMEFIGMLPSPNKVESLGIMFQAGLRDDVRRLCQIEKEEKLQLAMVKTHDSLRETEGPDIKEKLKDQIRQWFIECRALTGRFPDYPDESLGGSYLIFADKTPEQLKMELEAQVQESKKKDQEKNKEKEKEKKEKKKKGKETKTRKGEADAILKVSPSKFIPVINAAHEEYITVWRSRHESVHPNQSFDPEMLRVEKRKEVEQEIRIQVDELMRQELKNLRLAVDREEERALKAPKKKTGKKTGKKKEKDLTPNRTLDSLFEELVVSGFLRKSQTVALKDYIGDYLYLGSTLSLANKLPMPSLFDIRQNVALYAVLRLGSPDIHSMAPLIRSILLVGPSGTGKKMLVKAVCTETGANLFDLSPDNLQGKYPGKTGAQMIVHMVFKVAQLLQPSVIWIGNAEKNFYKKVPKEEKEMEPKRIKKDLAKALRLLHPGDRVMLIGTTNQPQLAEMQGLCRTYERILLVPRPDYASRYVLWRQMIEAHRVHVTQGLDISALATVSDGYTPGHIHQAVQSVLTERRVLQLSKRPLVASEFLGHLAKLEPVYREEEESLKDWYFKTPLGKKRLKLSKDQDAEEAKLAKEKKRK from the exons ATGTCTGAGGG agCGTACCAACGCCTCTGGGACACCTCCCACGTGGCCCTGCAGGAGCTGCTGGACCAAGAGCAGCCCCTGCTCCAGCCGGTGCCGGACCGGGAACGGCAGTCGTTCCAGTACAGGCTCTCGTCGCTCTACCTGCACTACCTGGGGCTGCTGCGCCGGTTCGACACCCTCCATGACCAGATGGTGCAGCCGCAGAAGCGGCGGCTGCTGCGGCGCCTGCTGGACAGCGTGGCCGGCCGCGTGCTGGAGCTCAAGGACGACCTGGTGCGCGCGGACCTGAGCGAATACCACCGCCTGGACCGCGTGCTGCACGACCTGAAGTTCACCACG GCAGACCTGGAGGTTCCAATCCCCAGATACTTCCTGCTGGAGCAGTCCAGCATTCTGAAGGAGCGGGAGCTGATGCTGGCAGAGATCCTGTCGAGAATGGAGCCAGTGACCTCCAGCGAG CGTTTTCCAGAACTGCGCCGGACCGAGGCCATAATCCTTCTGCAAAGGGCTGAGCGGGCCAGGCAAGGCCGGCTCCGAGCCATCTTCATGCGAGAAATTCGGAAAGAGGAGGAGCGGGATCGGAAGATTCGAGAGGAAGGTTGGCACAAGTTCAGTCAGGACCAAGCAGCTGTCACCATTCAGAAG GTGTGGAAGGGTTACCTGCAGAGGAAACGCACTCAGCAGGACCGGCAAACTGAGATGGAGTTCATCGGCATG CTCCCTTCGCCTAACAAGGTGGAAAGCTTGGGTATCATGTTCCAAGCTGGCCTCAGGGACGATGTCCGGAGGCTCTGCCAgatagagaaggaggagaagctcCAGCTGGCGATGGTGAAGACTCATGATTctctcagagagacagagggacctGACATAAAGGAGAAACTGAAGGACCAAATCCGACAGTGGTTTATTGAGTGCCG TGCCCTTACGGGTCGATTCCCTGATTATCCAGATGAGTCTTTAGGTGGCTCCTACCTGATCTTTGCAGACAAGACTCCAGAACAG CTGAAAATGGAACTGGAGGCGCAGGTCCAGGAGAGCAAAAAAAAGGaccaagagaaaaacaaggaaaaagaaaaggagaaaaaagagaagaagaagaaagggaaggaaacaaagaccAGGAAGGGG GAAGCAGACGCAATACTGAAAGTCTCACCATCCAAATTTATACCTGTGATTAATGCCGCACACGAGGAGTATATAA CTGTCTGGAGGAGCCGGCACGAGAGCGTACACCCCAATCAGAGTTTTGACCCCGAGATGCTCCgggtggagaagaggaaggaagtggAGCAGGAGATCCGGATACAG GTGGATGAGTTGATGCGTCAAGAGTTGAAGAACCTGCGCCTGGCTGtggacagggaggaggagagagcctTGAAGGCTCCGAAG AAAAAGACGGGGAAGAAAActgggaagaagaaggaaaaagatctgACCCCAAACAG GACCCTGGACTCTCTGTTTGAAGAGCTTGTGGTCTCTGGCTTCCTAAGGAAGAGTCAGACTGTGGCCTTGAAAGACTACATTG gggaCTACCTCTATCTTGGATCCACTCTGAGTTTGGCCAACAAGTTGCCTATGCCTTCCCTGTTTGACATACGACAGAACGTGGCCTTGTACGCGGTCCTTCGGCTTG GCTCCCCAGATATACACTCCATGGCTCCCCTCATCCGATCCATCCTCCTGGTGGGCCCCTCTGGCACGGGGAAGAAGATGTTGGTCAAGGCCGTGTGCACAGAAACCGGTGCCAACCTGTTTGACCTGTCACCTGACAACCTGCAGGGCAAATATCCTGGCAAGACCGGGGCGCAGATGATAGTGCATATGGTCTTTAAG GTGGCTCAACTCTTACAGCCCTCTGTTATCTGGATCGGGAATGCCGAGAAGAACTTCTATAAGAAGGTcccaaaagaagagaaggag ATGGAACCGAAGCGAATAAAGAAGGATCTCGCCAAGGCCCTGCGACTGCTGCACCCGGGAGACCGTGTGATGCTGATCGGGACCACCAACCAGCCGCAGCTGGCGGAGATGCAGGGGCTGTGCCGGACCTACGAACGGATCCTCCTCGTGCCGCGGCCCGATTATGCTTCTCGCTACG TGCTCTGGAGGCAGATGATAGAGGCCCACAGAGTCCACGTGACCCAGGGCCTGGACATCAGTGCCCTGGCCACGGTATCTGATGGGTACACACCCGGCCACATCCACCAAGCCGTCCAATCAGTGCTGACCGAGCGGCGGGTCCTACAGTTGTCAAAGAGGCCCCTGGTGGCCTCGGAGTTCCTGGGGCATCTGGCGAAGCTGGAGCCGGTGTACCGGGAAGAGGAGGAGTCCCTGAAG gATTGGTACTTCAAGACCCCACTGGGCAAGAAGAGGCTAAAGCTCAGCAAGGACCAGGATGCTGAGGAGGCCAAGCtggcaaaggagaagaaaaggaagtga
- the LOC102969281 gene encoding histone H2B type 2-E1 — MSAEHGQQQPSGGRRGRSSGDKKSKKRSRRKETYSMYIYKVLKQVHPDIGISSKAMSIMNSFVNDVFERLAGEAARLAQYSGRTTLTSREVQTAVRLLLPGELAKHAVSEGTKAVTKYTSSK; from the exons ATGAGCGCAGAGCATGGACAGCAGCAGCCGTCGGGGGGCCGGAGGGGCCGTAGTTCTGGCGACAAGAAGTCCAAAAAGCGCAGCCGGCGCAAGGAGACCTACTCGATGTACATCTACAAGGTGCTAAAGCAG GTGCACCCTGACATTGGCATCTCTTCCAAGGCCATGAGCATCATGAATTCGTTTGTGAACGATGTGTTTGAACGGCTGGCTGGCGAGGCTGCCCGGCTGGCCCAGTACTCGGGCCGAACCACACTGACCTCCCGGGAAGTCCAGACGGCCGTGCGCCTGCTGCTGCCCGGGGAGCTGGCCAAGCACGCCGTGTCCGAGGGCACCAAGGCGGTCACCAAGTACACCAGCTCCAAGTGA